In the Afipia sp. GAS231 genome, AATCTTGCCGGTCGCAACGGTCATGACCGACAGCAGCGACCACATCAGGATCGCGGTCAGTCCTACGAGGGTAGCGGTACGGGAGGTCATGAATTCGTTCTCGTCATGGCCGGGTTTATCCCGGCCATCCACGTCTTTCCTGCCGAGTTCTAAAGACGTGGATGCCCGGGACAAGCCCGGGCATGACGACTTTTTGAGATCGCGCATAAAACGATCAGCGACAAACGCAGATCACACCATGTACTGGCCGCCATTGATCGTCATGGTCGAGCCGGTAATGCCACCGGCCTCGTCGGCGGAAAGGAACACCACCGCGCGGGCGATTTCCTCGGGCTCGCCGAGACGATTGACCGGGATCAGTGGCAAAATGCTTTTCTCCAGCACTTCCTTCGGCACCGCCTGCACCATTTCGGTGTTGATGTAGCCGGGGCAGATCGCATTCACGGTGATGCCGCCCTTGGCGTTCTCCAACGCCAACGCCTTGGTGAAGCCAATATCGCCAGCCTTGGCGGCCGAATAGTTGACCTGACCGAACTGGCCCTTCTGGCCGTTGATGGAGGAGATGTTGATGACGCGGCCGAACTTGCGGGCGCGCATGCCCTCGATCACTTGGCGCGTCATGTTGAACAACGAGCCGAGATTGGTGTTGATGACCGCGTTCCATTGATCGAGCGTCATCTTGTGGAAGGCGCCGTCCTTGGTGATCCCCGCATTGTTGATGAGCACGTCGACCGGACCGATATCGGCCTCGACCTTCTTGACGCCGTCAGCGCAGGCGTCGAACGAACTGACGTCCCATTTGTAGACGGGAATGCCGGTATCGGCCTTGAACTTCTCGGCCGCGGCGTCGTTGCCGGCGTAGCTCGCCGCCACCTTGTAGCCCGCAGCCTTCAACGCCTTGCTGATCGCCGCACCAATGCCTCGCGTACCGCCCGTTACCAATGCAACACGTGCCATGTCGTCCTCCTCCTTGATCGTCCCTTATAAGCCGGAATTATCCCGGTCTTTTGACTGCGCTCAATCTTTCACAACTTCCAAAACGTAAAATGCCCGGCGCGAGGCCGGGCATTTTATTTATCAGCAATCAGCGTTGTTGACAGATGATCTTTTCATCATTCAACCCGTCAACCTGCCTCTAGTTCAGTCGCGTGCAATGCACATCGCGATGCCCATGCCGCCGCCGATGCACAGCGTGGCGAGGCCCTTCTTGGCGTCGCGCTTCTGCATCTCGTGCAGCAGCGTGATCAACACGCGGGCGCCGGACGCGCCGACGGGATGGCCGATCGCAATCGCGCCGCCGTTGACGTTGACCTTGGAGGTATCCCAGCCGAGGTCCTTGTTGACCGCGCAGGCTTGGGCAGCGAAGGCCTCGTTGGCCTCGATCAGATCGAGGTCGCCGATGTTCCAGCCGGCCTTCTTCAGCGCGGCGCGCGAAGCCGGGATCGGTCCGGTGCCCATGATCTTCGGATCGACGCCGGCCTGGCCCCACGACACGATGCGGCCAAGGACCTTCTTGCCTTCCTTGGCGGCCTGCTTGGCGGTCATCAGCACCACCACGCCGGCGCCGTCATTGATGCCGGACGCGCTGCCGGCGGTAACGGTGCCGTCTTTCTCGAAGGCGGGCTTCAGCTTGGCCATCGCTTCGACAGTGGCGCCATGGCGCGGATATTCGTCGTCGGCAACGATGATGTCGCCCTTGCGGGTCTTGATGGTGACGGGGACGATCTCGTCCTTGAACTTGCCGGCCTTCTGCGCCGCCTCGGCCTTGTTCTGCGAATGGACCGCGAACTCGTCCTGCTGGGCGCGGGTGATCTGGTACTGGCGGGCGACGTTCTCGGCGGTGTTGCCCATGTGGTAGCCGTTGAAGGCATCCCACAGGCCGTCCTTGATCATGGTGTCGACGAACTCGATCGGGCCCATCTTGGTACCGCCGCGCAGATATTGCGCATGCGGGGCCATGCTCATGGATTCCTGTCCGCCGGCCACGACGATTTCGGAATCGCCGTTGAGCAGCGCCTGATAGCCCAATGCTACCGTGCGCAGGCCGCTGCCGCAGAGCTGGTTGACGCCCCAGGCCGGGCTTTCCACGGGTATGCCGGCCGCGATCGAGGCCTGGCGGGCCGGGTTCTGGCCCTGCGCCGCGGTCAGGATCTGGCCCATGATGACTTCGGAGACCCGTCCCGGCTCGATGCCGGCCCGTTCCAGCGCCGCCTTGATGGCGATCGCGCCGAGGTCGTGCGCCGGGGTGGTGGCGAACGCGCCGTTGAAACTGCCGACCGGGGTGCGGGCGGCGCTGACGATGACGACATCGTCTGACATGGACATCTCCTTTGACGTTTTGGGGCTTGAGGTTTCTCGACGGCGGGCGGCCGGATGGCGGGCCTGTCTCTTGGGCCCATCCTGTTAACCTCGGGATGTCGTGTCAATCGGCCAGAGGTCAAAATCACGCCGCGGCGCATTCAAAATAGCGCGCTTGGCGGTTTCCAGAGCAGTCTCCATGCCTTGGAATTAACCGTGCCGCACAAAACGGTAGCCGAACCGCATTGAAAATGCTTACTTTGCTGCGTTGCGTTGCTCGTCTGCCCGCCGGCGAAGCCGTCGGGTTCCCCGCTCTCGGTGTGTATGTGTGAGCCCATGGCAAAGTCAGACCAACCTACAACGATCAAAAAATACGCCAACCGGCGGCTCTATAATACCGGCACCAGCACCTATGTGACGCTCGAGGATCTCGCAGCGATGGTGAAGGATGGCGAGGACTTTCTCGTCTATGACGCCAAGACCGGTGACGACATCACGCGCTCGGTGCTGGCGCAGATCATCTTCGAACAGGAAAACAAGGCCGGCCAGAATCTGCTGCCGACCACGTTCCTGCGCCAGTTGATCCGCTTCTACGGCGACAGCATGCAGATGGTGGTGCCGAAATATCTCGAGCAGTCGATCGACACGCTGACGCGCGAGCAGGAAAAATTCCGCAAGCAGCTCACCAACACGTTCAGCGGAACGCCGTTCGCGCCGCTCGAAGAGCACGTCCGCCGCAACATGGAATTGTTTCAGCAGACGTTCTCGATGTTCAAGCCGTTCGTGCCGCCGCGCGGCGGAGTGGCTGCACTCGAACCGGAGAAGGTGCCGGAGCCGGTAGTCGAGGAAGACAACATCGACGACCTCCGCCGTCAGATGAAGGACATGCAGGACCGCCTCGAGCGGATGTCGAAAGAGCCGAAGAAGGAAGAGTAGGACTCTCTCGCGCGC is a window encoding:
- the phbB gene encoding acetoacetyl-CoA reductase; amino-acid sequence: MARVALVTGGTRGIGAAISKALKAAGYKVAASYAGNDAAAEKFKADTGIPVYKWDVSSFDACADGVKKVEADIGPVDVLINNAGITKDGAFHKMTLDQWNAVINTNLGSLFNMTRQVIEGMRARKFGRVINISSINGQKGQFGQVNYSAAKAGDIGFTKALALENAKGGITVNAICPGYINTEMVQAVPKEVLEKSILPLIPVNRLGEPEEIARAVVFLSADEAGGITGSTMTINGGQYMV
- a CDS encoding acetyl-CoA C-acetyltransferase, whose amino-acid sequence is MSDDVVIVSAARTPVGSFNGAFATTPAHDLGAIAIKAALERAGIEPGRVSEVIMGQILTAAQGQNPARQASIAAGIPVESPAWGVNQLCGSGLRTVALGYQALLNGDSEIVVAGGQESMSMAPHAQYLRGGTKMGPIEFVDTMIKDGLWDAFNGYHMGNTAENVARQYQITRAQQDEFAVHSQNKAEAAQKAGKFKDEIVPVTIKTRKGDIIVADDEYPRHGATVEAMAKLKPAFEKDGTVTAGSASGINDGAGVVVLMTAKQAAKEGKKVLGRIVSWGQAGVDPKIMGTGPIPASRAALKKAGWNIGDLDLIEANEAFAAQACAVNKDLGWDTSKVNVNGGAIAIGHPVGASGARVLITLLHEMQKRDAKKGLATLCIGGGMGIAMCIARD
- the phaR gene encoding polyhydroxyalkanoate synthesis repressor PhaR; the encoded protein is MAKSDQPTTIKKYANRRLYNTGTSTYVTLEDLAAMVKDGEDFLVYDAKTGDDITRSVLAQIIFEQENKAGQNLLPTTFLRQLIRFYGDSMQMVVPKYLEQSIDTLTREQEKFRKQLTNTFSGTPFAPLEEHVRRNMELFQQTFSMFKPFVPPRGGVAALEPEKVPEPVVEEDNIDDLRRQMKDMQDRLERMSKEPKKEE